GTGAAATCGGTAGCGAGTGGCGCGGAGTTAATTCGGGCGGACGAGCGCAAACTGAAACAGATTCTCCTCAACCTACTCAGCAATGCCGTGAAATTCACGCCGGAAGGCGGTCGAATCGAGGTCAGTACGGCCCTCGCGGGCTCCGGTGCGCTCCTCATCAGCGTTTCCGACAACGGCATCGGCATCGCCGAGGCCGATATACCCAAGGTCATGAGTCCGTTCGGACAGGTCGAAAGCTCCCTCAATCGGCGATTTGAAGGCAGTGGTCTTGGATTGCCACTGGTAAAGGCACTCGCCGAATTGCACGGCGGGGATATGGATCTGGACAGCGAGCCGAATGTCGGCACCACCGTCACGGTTATATTGCCGGCAGATCGAATACTCCAACACGAACCGCAATCCCGCCAGCCGGAAGCTGCGGCCCAATAGCCGGAACCAGCAGAGGGGACCAGGTGCCGGGACTCTCACAATTCGGCACTGGCCGGTGACGGCCCTTCGCCCGTCAAGGGAACGCATCCACGTGACGTGCCGTAGAATCGACCTTCGGAAGGTCGATTCTCATTGCCGATTGCGATAGGAAGGGGGCGCTCGGCCGGGGGAAGTGCTACACAGTCGGTTGGGGACGAGCCCCCTGGCGCGTGTGCGCCTCTCCCCGGGACCCAGTATTCGGGGCCATGGATTGGCCGAAGAATGATGCGCGATCGTCGCTCGTCGACCATCAGCGAAGAAAGACATGTCATGCTGTCGCAAATTACCGGCTTCCTGTCGAAGGACATGGCTATCGACCTCGGTACGGCAAATACACTCGTCTACGTGAAGGGACGGGGGATCGTGCTGAACGAGCCATCGGTGGTCGCCATTGGTCCCGATAACCGGTCGGGAGGCAGGACCGAGGTTCTCGCCGTCGGTGACGATGCCAAGATGATGGTCGGCCGCACGCCGGGAAATATCCGGGCCATCAGGCCTCTCAGAGACGGTGTGATCGCGGACTTCGAAGTCGCTCAGGCGATGATCCGCCATTTCATCCGCAAGGTTCATCACAACCGGCGGCTGGCTGCCCCCAAGGTGGTGATCTGCGTGCCGGCCGGATCAACGGCGGTTGAACGGCGCGCCATTCGCGAAGCCGCTGAAAGCGCGGGTGCTCGTCGCGTCTACCTGATCGAAGAACCGATCGGAGCCGCCATCGGCGCCGGGCTGCCGGTGACAGAACCCACCGGTTCGATGGTCGTCGATATCGGCGGCGGCACAACCGATTCGGCAGTGATCTCTCTGGGCGGTATCGTCTATTGCGAATCGATAAAGATTGGCGGCGACAGCCTCGATGATGCAATAATCAATCACATGCGGCGTGTGCATAACTTTCTTATCGGCACCCGTACCGCCGAAGCCATCAAGATCGCCGTCGGAAGCGCGCTCCTCCCGACTGACGGGTATGGACGCACGATGTCCGTGCGTGGACGGGATCTGGTAAGCGGCGTCCCGACCGAAGTCGTCGTCACAGAGGCCGAGATGGTCGAAGCGATCGCGGAGCCGCTGTCGTCCATCGTCGATGCCGTTTCGGCAACGCTGGAAAAGGTCGCCCCGGAGCTTTCCGCCGACATCGTCGAGCGCGGGATCGTACTGACAGGCGGCGGCGCGCTTCTTCAGAATATGGATTCACTGTTGCGGCAACGCACGGGCTTGCCATGTTCACTGGCCGAAGAACCGCTGACATGCGTCGCTGTCGGCTGTGGCAAAGCCCTCTATGCGATCAATCGGCTGGAATCGCTGCTTCAGGACGTGGCCTAGCACTCGCCCCTCCTATCCCCATCCCCGGAGACACGAAGCGTCATCCGGGACCCACACGCAGCGCGAGAGCGCTGGCAGTGTGGGCCTCCGGTTCTGCAAAGCGGCATTTAATGCTGCATTGCGTCCGGGGCAGCGGTTTTCTGCGGCGCCGCCCCGCTGCCCCCTCCCCGAAAATGAAAAGATTCCGATGAACCTGAGCTGAACGAACCCCGGCTCTAAACCTTGATCG
This Fodinicurvata sp. EGI_FJ10296 DNA region includes the following protein-coding sequences:
- a CDS encoding rod shape-determining protein — its product is MLSQITGFLSKDMAIDLGTANTLVYVKGRGIVLNEPSVVAIGPDNRSGGRTEVLAVGDDAKMMVGRTPGNIRAIRPLRDGVIADFEVAQAMIRHFIRKVHHNRRLAAPKVVICVPAGSTAVERRAIREAAESAGARRVYLIEEPIGAAIGAGLPVTEPTGSMVVDIGGGTTDSAVISLGGIVYCESIKIGGDSLDDAIINHMRRVHNFLIGTRTAEAIKIAVGSALLPTDGYGRTMSVRGRDLVSGVPTEVVVTEAEMVEAIAEPLSSIVDAVSATLEKVAPELSADIVERGIVLTGGGALLQNMDSLLRQRTGLPCSLAEEPLTCVAVGCGKALYAINRLESLLQDVA